The Thermoflexus hugenholtzii JAD2 genomic interval GCAAAGGCCGCCGCGTCCCGCACCGCCAGATCCGCCAGGACCTTGCGATTGAGCGAGATCCCGGCCGCCCGCAGGCCGGCGATGAACCGGCTATAAGAGAGCCCGTTCTGGCGGGCGGCAGCGTTGATGCGCATGATCCAGAGCCGACGGAAATCCCGCTTGCGCTCCCGCCGATGCTGGTAAGCATAAGCCAGGGACTTGATCATCGCCTCATGGGCCCGCCGGTAATGCCGGCTGCGGGATCCCCGCTGGCCTTCCACCATCTTGAGCACTTTCTTGTGGCGACGACGGTTGGTGACGCTGCTCTTAACCCGGGTCATTCGAACTCCCCCCGATCCGATCAAAAGATGTCCGCATCGTCCTTCAATCTTTCCGATCCAGATAGGGTGCCAGCCGCTTCACCATCTTATAGACGAAGGGCTCGGTCACCGTGAGCATCTCATCGTAGAGCCGCTTAGTGCGCTTGGCGCGCTTACGGCGCAAGTGGCTGCGGCCGATCTTGGCCCGCACCAGCTTGCCGCTCCCGGTATAACGCAGCCGCTTAGCGGTCGCCTTATGGGTTCGAATCTTGGGCACCTTCCATCACCTCCGGGCTGGATTCGGTCTTCCGCTCCGCCGGCTGGCTCCCCTTCCGACGCAGGGGGGCCAGCACCATCACCATGCTCTGGCCCTCCATGTTCGGGGGGATCTCCACCATCCCCACGTCGGCCACCTGCTCGGCAAAACGTTGCAACATATCCGTGGCCAGCTGCAGGTGCGTCATCTCCCGCCCGCGCATCCGAACCTGGACCTTCACCTTGTTGCCGTCGGTGAGGAAGCGACGAGCGTCCCGCACCTTGAACCCCACGTGATGGGGATCGGTGGTCGGCCGCAGGCGGATCTCCTTAACCACAATCTGCTTGAGGGCCTTGCGCGCCTCCCGTTCCTTCTTCGCCTGCTCATACATGAACTTGCCGTAGTCCATGATCCGGCAGACCGGGGGATCCGCCTGGGGGGCCACCTCCACCAGGTCCAGGCCGTGCTGGCGGGCCAGGGCCAGGGCCTCCACCAGGGAAACCACACCGATCTGCTTCCCATCCGGGCCGATCAACCGGACCTGACGGGCCCGGATGGCCTCATTCACGCGATACTTTCGGGCGGAAATATGCGCCTCCTTCCCCGGAACAGGATGCCGGGAAGATGATAACATGGGGCCGCCCGGACGTCAACCGGGGCCGAACCCGAGTCTCATCCTTCGAAGCCTTCCGGTTCCGACAGCACCCGACGGGCCGCCTCCGCCCAGGCCGGCGGCACTTGCACCTCCACCGGGCTGAAGACGGGAGCGATCACCGCGTGGAGGGCTTCATACCGCAGCCGCGCCGGGATCCCTTCTCCCTGAAGCCGGGCCTGGATCATTTGGCCTTCGATCAGGCTCCCGGCCTCATAGACGATGATCCACTCGGCCTCTGTCAACCGGCCCTCCTCAGGCCGAAGGGCCTTCCGTGGGGGATCCCCCGGCGGGAGCGGAAGGGGCACCCCGGGCCTGGGCGAGCATCTGCTCCATCTGCGCCCGGCTCTCCTCCAGCCACTTCCGCATCTCCTCCGCTCGCCGGCGGGCCTCCGCGGCGGCCTCCTCAGCCCGGCGCCGGGCTTCCAGGAGGGCCGCTTCAATCTGGGAGCGGGTCTGGCTCGCCACCTCCTCCGCCTGGCTCTTCAGCTCGATCCCCCGCTCCTGCAGCAGCCGCCGGGTCTCCTCACCCGAGCGAGGGGCGAACAGCAAGGCCACCACCGCTCCGACCAGAGCCCCCGTCAGAAATCCAGCAAGGAACGCGCCGAACTCCCCACCGCTCTCCCGCGCTGCCATGATAGACCTCCTCGTTCATCAGGATGGGCACCCCTGCGTCAGGAGGCCCGGCCTCGCAACAGACGGACAAAGGTCCTCAGCGCATGGGCAACCCCGGCCGCCATGCCGGCGGCCTCGATGACCGGCCGGGCCAGACGCCGGCTCAGGAAGGCGCTGGTGCCGTGCACCGTGTTCACCGTCTCCTGCGCGCGGCTCAGGATCGGCCGGACCTCCTCCTGCAGCCAGTCGACCAGACGGATCAGGCGGTAGATCAGGAACGTCGTCACCGCAGCGAGCAACGTCAATTGCATCGCCAAGGCAATGATCAAGATGTCCCGGAGGACGGCGGCGGCCGCCGGATGGGTGTAAAGGAAAACGAGAACGGCTCCCATCGCGCTGGCGACCGCCAGGCCGATCAGGATCCAGAACCAGCGGGGCATCGCACGCATAGGTTCCCCACGCTGCAGGATGATCTCGGGAAGGAGCCTGCCGCCTCTCCACCCGAACTGCCACCCGGCTTCATTATACCTGATCCGCGCAGGAATCCGCTCGAATGAACAGGCCTCCGACTCACTCGAACCCGGCAAGGTCGGTGGGGAGGCCCCCGGCTCCATCGGGCATGCAGCGGGGGCGCCGGATTTGACAAAATGCGGGCCCCTGCGTATAGTTAGGTTTAGCCTCATGAAGACCCGATCTCTCCATCCCAACCGTTCACGAGAACCGCGGCCCTGGCCCCGGAAGGTCAGGGTAGGTTCTCTTGTTGTCTTTTACAGAACATGGGTGGAAGCGGACGGCGGGAGAAGGTGAGCGCGGTGCGCCTCTTTCCCGAATCCTGCCCGACATGAATCCGGACTTCCCGTCCACGGGAGCAGACGCCGGGGTCCAGAGCGGACCATCCCCATTCGAGTCGATCTTCGCTTGCGGAGCGCGCCAACGACGGGGTGCTTTTGCCTGCGCCCGGGCAAGGGCTGGATGGTCTGGACTGCTCGGGTGGCTCCAGAGGCAGAAAGCTTCCTGGGGATCCCTGATCGATCGGAATCGTCCGTGATGCCGTGATGAAGGAGGCACCTGTGGAGGCCAAGGAGTTTCGTGCGCTGCGGATCTCGCTGGCCTCGCCGGAACAGATCCTGTCGTGGTCTTACGGCGAGGTGACCAAGCCAGAGACCATCAACTACCGCCGGCTGCGCCCGGAGAAAGACGGGCTGTTCTGCGAGGTCATCTTCGGCCCGACCCGGGATTATCAGTGCTATTGCGGGAAATATAAGGGCCCCCGTTACAAAGGCATCGTCTGTGAGAAGTGCGGGGTCGAAGTCACCCGCGCCTCCGTGCGCCGGGAGCGCATGGGCCATATCACCCTGGCCGCCCCGGTCGCCCATATCTGGTATACCCGTCGAGTTCCCTCCTACCTGGGGTTGCTGCTGGATATCTCCCGCCGCAACCTGGATCGGGTTCTCTACTTCGCCCAGTATGTGATCACCTCGGTGGATGAGGAAGCGCGGCAGCGCGCCCTCAAGCGGCTGGAAGAGGAGTTCGAGCGAGAGCGTCGCGCCATCGAAGCCAAATACCAGAAGGAGATCGAGACCCTTCTGGCCAAGGTCCAGAAGCTGGAAGAGAAGGAGCGCCAGAAGCTGGCGGACCGAGAGGCTCGCATCGAGGAGAAGTGGGACGCGGAGGTTGAGGCGTTGATGCGGGAGGCGCAGCGCACCCAGGCCCGCCTGGAGGAGCGGCTGGGGAAGACCATCCGCGTCCCCATCGTCTTCGAGCCCACCGGCGAGGTGATCGCCGACGCCGGGGAGACGGTGGGCCGGGAGCATCTCTCCGCCCTGAAGCGCATCCTGGAGGAACAGCTGAACCGGATCAAGGAGAGGGAAGCGGCGGAGCGCTCCCGTGCCCTGGCCCGGACGGAGGAGACGCTGAAGGCGCTGCGGGAGGCGGCGGAGGAGAAGATCGCCGCCCTTAAGGATCAGGCCGCCCGGGAGATCGAGGCGCTGCGCCAGCGCATCCAGGCGGACCGGGACGAGCTGGTGAGCCTGGCCCCCCTGCAGTTTCTGGGTGAGAACAAGTATCGCGAGCTGAAGAGCAAATGGGGTCAGGTCTTCAAGGCGGAGATGGGGGCGGAGGCCTTCCTGGAGATCCTCCAGCGCCTGGACCTCGAACAGATGGCCAAGGAGCTGTGGCAGGAGATCCGCCAGGCCAAGTCCAAGCAGCGCCGCAAGAAGGCCATCAAGCGCCTCCAGATCGTCCGCGCCTTCCTTCGCAGCGGCAACCGACCCGAATGGATGATCCTGCGGGTCCTGCCGGTGCTCCCGCCGGACCTTCGGCCCATGGTCCAGCTGGACGGCGGGCGCTTCGCGACCTCGGACCTGAACGATCTCTACCGGCGGGTGATCAATCGAAACAACCGGCTGAAGCGCCTGCTGGAGCTGGGGGCGCCGGACGTGATCATCCGCAACGAGAAACGCATGCTCCAGGAGGCCGTGGACGCCCTCATCGACAACTCCCAGCGGGGCAAGGCCATGTCCCGCCGCGGGCGCCGGGAGCTCAAGTCCCTGAGCGACATGCTGCGAGGGAAGAAGGGGCGCTTCCGCCGCAACCTGTTGGGCAAGCGGGTGGACTACTCCGGGCGCTCGGTGATCGTGGTGGGGCCGCAGCTGAAGCTCCACCAGTGCGGCCTTCCCAAGACCATGGCCCTTGAGCTCTATAAGCCCTTCGTCATCGCCCGGCTGATCCAGTATAACTACGCCACCAACATCAAGGGGGCCAAGCGGCTGATCGAGCGCCAGCGGCCCGAGGTCTGGGAGGTGCTGGAGGAAGTCATCAAGGAGCGGCCGGTGCTGCTCAACCGCGCCCCTACCCTCCACCGCCTGGGCATCCAAGCCTTCGAGCCCGTGCTGGTGGAGGGCAAGGCCATCCAGATCCACCCCTTGGTCTGCGCCGCCTTCAACGCCGACTTCGACGGGGACCAGATGGCCGTCCACGTCCCCCTCTCCGAGAAGGCCGTCTGGGAGGCCCGAAACCTGATGCTCTCCAGCAAGAACCTCCTGCTACCGGCCAACGGCGAGCCGGTGGTCGGGCCCACCAAGGACATGGTGCTGGGTTGCTACTACCTGACGATGAGCCCGCCCAACGGAGCTGCCGGCCCGACCCGCGTCTTCGCCAGTCTGGAGGAGGTGGAGCTGGTCTACCAGCTGGGGAAGATCTCCCTGCACACCCCCATCCGGGTCTACACCCGGACGGTGTATGACGAGAACGGGCAGCGCTATCCGGACGGCCAGCCCCGCCCGCGGCTGATCGAGACCACCGTCGGCCGGGTCCTCTTCAACCTGGCCCTGCCCGAGGCGCTGCGCTTCGTGAACGAGACAATGGACAAGGGCCGGCTGAAGGATCTAGTGGCCCAGTGCTTCCAGTGGCTGGGGCCGGAGGCCACGGTGGAGATGGTGGACCGGCTGAAGGACATCGGCTTCCAGTATGCCACCCGCTCGGGCGTCACCATCGCCGTGGCCGACCTGGAGATCCCGCCCACCAAGCGGGAGGTGCTGGCCCGCTACGAGGCCATGGTGGCCGAGGTGGAGCGCCAGTATCGACGCGGCCTCCTCACGGATGAGGAGCGCTACAACCGCGTCGTCGACCTCTGGCAGCGGGCCACCAATGAGATCGCCGAGGCCGTCAAGCAGACCATGAGCCCGGATAACAACGTGACCATCATGGCTGTCTCCGGCGCCACCAAGGGTGGCTTCCAGCCGGTCGCCCAGCTGGCCGGCATGCGCGGCCTGATGGCGGACCCGGCGGGGCGGATCATCGAGCTGCCCATCCGTTCGAACTTCCGCGAGGGCCTCACCACCATCGAGTATTTCATCTCCACCCACGGCGCCCGCAAGGGCCTGGCGGACACCGCCCTGCGCACGGCCGACGCGGGCTACCTCACCCGGCGCCTGGTGGATGTGGCCCAGGACGTCATCGTCAATGCCTACGACTGCGGCACCCGCGCCGGCATCTGGATCCGGGCGAGCGACGACGTAGGCGGGCAGACCCTCAAGGAGCGGATCTTCGGCCGCGTCCTGGCCGCCCCCGTCTTTGATCCGAAGACCGGAGCCCTCATCGCCGACACCGGCACCCTCCTCGACGAGGTGCTCTCCGAGCGCATCGAGAAGGCGGGGGTGCAGGAGGTCTACGTCCGCTCGCCGATGACCTGCCAGCTCCGCTACGGGATCTGCGCCCTCTGCTACGGGCGCGACCTGGGCACGGGCCGGTTGGTGGAGGTGGGCACCGCCGTGGGGATCATCGCCGCCCAGTCCATCGGCGAGCCGGGGACGCAGCTCACCCTGCGGACCTTCCACACCGGCGGCGTGGCCGGCGTGGCCGACATCACCCAGGGCCTGCCGCGGGTCGAGGAGCTGTTCGAGGCCCGCAAGCACCCCAAGGGCGAGGGCCTGATGGCCGACATCGACGGCGTGGTCCATATCTACCGCACCGAGGAGGGGCTGCGGCGGATCCGCCTGGTGAAGAGCGAGCTCCGTGAGGACGTCTACGAGATCCCCGGCAACTGGTCCATCAAGGTGGAGGACGGCCAGACCGTCAGCGAGGGCCAGGTGCTGGCCAGCCGGGGTGACCAGCAGATCGTCGCCCAGCATGGCGGCCGGGTGGTCTACCGGAAGGGCGAGCCCCTCAAGGTGGTCTATGAGGTCCGGGAGGAACGGGAATACGATGTGCCGGCCACGGCGCGCCTCCTGGTAGAGGAGGGCCAGAAGGTGAAGGCTGGCGACGCCCTCACCGAGGGGCCCAAGAATCCACATCGCATCCTCAACCTGCTCGGGCGGGAGGCCGTGCAGCTCTACTTGCTCAGCGAGATCCAGAAGGTCTACCGCTCCCAGGGCGTGAACATCAACGACAAACACTTCGAGATCATCATCCGCAAGATGCTGAGCAAGGTCCAGATCATCAACCCGGGCGACACGGACTTCCTGCCCGGCGACCTGGTGGACCGCCTGATCCTCCAGGACATCAACGCGCGCCTGGTCGCGGAGGGCAAGCGCCCGGCCACCGCCCGTCAGGTCCTGCTGGGCATCACCAAGGCTGCCCTGGCCACGGACTCCTTCCTCTCGGCGGCCTCCTTCCAGCACACCATCCGGGTGCTGGCTGGGACGGCCCTGGAGGGCAAGATCGACGAGCTGCGCGGCCTGAAGGAGAATGTGATCATCGGGCGCCTGATCCCGGCCGGGACCGGCTTCAAGTATTACGCCGAGAAGCGCGGGATGGAGGACATGTCCCGCGGCGGCACCGGCCCCACCCTGGCCGAGGCGGTTACCACCGCCATCGACCTGTGATGAGCGCGGAAGTCCATACCACGGGGGGCAGGCCGGAACGCCTGCCCCCCGTGTTGTTCCGCCGGAGGGGATGATCCCTGCGTCATGCATTCTGCGAGAGGCCGACCGGGATGCGCTCCGTTTTCGTGGCCCTCGATCTGGAAACCACCGGCCTGGATCCGGAGACCGACGCCATCATCGAGATCGGCGTGGTGAAGTTCCGGGGGGAGACGGTCCTGGACGAGTGGGGAACGCTGGTCCGCCCTGAGCGCCCCATCCCGCCCGCCGTTGTGGAGCTCACCGGCATCCGCCCGGAGGAGGCTGAGCAGGCGCCGCCGTTGCGGGCCCTGCTCCCTCGCCTCCGGGCGCTGGTGGGAGACGCCGTCCTGGTGGGGCATTCCATCGATCAGGACCTGGCCTTTCTGCGCCGCTACGGTCTCTTCCGGGAGAACGAAGCCCTGGACACCTATGAGCTGGCGGCCATCCTGGTCCCTTACGCCGGTGGCCACAGCCTCTCCACCCTGGCCCGCGACCTGGGGATCCCGGTGGAGGTGGTGCACCGGGCCCTGGAGGACGCCCGGCTGACCCACCGGCTGTTCCAAGCGTTGTTCGAGCGGGCTTGCCAGCTCCCCGAGCCCATCCTGGAGGAGATCATCCGGCACGCGGCCCGCTTCCCGTGGCCCCCGCGCCGCTTCTTCGAGGAAGCCCTGCGGGCCGTGCAGCGGGGCCGGTTCGCGGACCAGAGCATCGGGGCCCAGCTGCGGGCGAAGGGCCGGGCCACCGCCGAGGCCTATCTGGCCCCGCCCCCCGTGCGGGCCCGCCCCCTCCGCCCCCGCCGCGAGCCTCAGCCGCTGGATGAGGAGGCGTTGGCCCGGCTGCTGGAGCCGGGAGGCGCCCTCTCTCGCATCTTCCCGGACTATGAACACCGTCCCCAGCAGGTCGAGATGCTCCGGGCCGTGGCCGCCTCCTTCAATGAAGGAACCCACCGGATGATCGAGGCGGGGACCGGGGTGGGCAAGAGCCTGGCCTATCTGATCCCCGCCGCCGTCTGGGCCCTGCAAAACGGCGAGCGGGTGGTGATCTCCACTTACACGATCCCTCTCCAGGAGCAACTGCTTCAGAAGGACATCCCCGTCCTCCAGCGCCTGTTCTCCGAGTCCGGGCTGGCGGATGGATCGGCGCTGCGGGTGGCGCTCCTCAAGGGGCGAGCCCATTACCTCTGCCCGGCGCGGGTGATGCAGCTGCGGCACGCCGGGCCCTCCAGCATCGACGAGCTGCGCATGCTGGTCAAAATCCTGGTGTGGCTGCCCACTACCCGCACCGGTGATGGGGATGAGCTGTATCTGCCCACACCCGCGGAGCGCGCGCTGTGGGCCCGTCTCTCCGCCGACAACGAGGCCTGCACGGCCGAGGTCTGCGCCGCATGGGGCGAGGGAGGCTGCTTCCTTCACCGCGCCCGCAAGGCCGCCGAGGCCGCCCACCTGATCATCGTCAACCACGCCCTCCTCTTCGCCGACGTGACGACCCAGAACATGGTGCTCCCGGAGCACCGCCACCTGATCATCGATGAGGCCCACCACCTGGAGGAAGCGGCCACCCGGCAGCTTACGGTGGAGATCGATCGCTTCGGGCTGCTGCGTCTGCTCCAGGAAGCCGGCGGGGCTCGGGATCACCGGACCGGGGGGCTGGCCGGCGCGTTGACCACCTTGAGCCGGGGCCTGCCCCCTGCCCTCCGCGGCCCCCTGACCGGCCTGACGCGCCGGTTGAGCGAGGCCGTAGAGGCCGCCCGCACCGGCGTGGATGTCCTGATGGACGCCCTCGTGGCCTTCCTGGAGGCCGCTGCGCCGGGGCGGGGGGAACACGCCCGCAAGGTCCTCCTCCAGGGGGCCGAGCGCCAGCGCCCGGCCTGGGCCGCGGTGGAGCAGGCATGGGAGTTGCTCTCGGCCCGCTGGCGGGCCGTCCAGGAGGCGCTGGCAAGCATCCGTGCCGCGCTGACAGAGTTGCTGGAGCATGGCTTCGCCGAGGTGGAGGAGCCGCTGGGCCTGGTTCAGGTCTTAAGCCATGACTTCGAAAGGGCCCGTCAGGTCCTGGAGGCGGCCATCCGCAATCCCTCGCCGGACACCGTCTACTGGCTGGAAGGCCAGGGGGAAGGGGGGAGCTGGCCTCATGTCCGTCTGCACGCGGCCCCCCTGGAAGTGGGCCCGCTGGTGCGGCGGCACCTGCTGGGGTCCCGGCGCTGCGTGATCATGACCTCGGCCACCCTGCAGACGGTGGACCGGGAACGCCAGGCTCCTTCCTTCGCGTTTCTGAAAGAGCGGTTGGGGGCCTGGGAGATGGAGGAGCTGGCCCTGGATTCCCCCTTTGATTACCGGCGGAACGCCCTGGTGTATCTGGTGACGGACATCCCGGAGCCGGGGCAGGCGGGCTACCAGCGAGCGGTGGAGCAGGCGGTGCTGGAGGCGGCCCGGGCCATCGGCGGACGCACCATGGTGCTCTTCACCGCTTACGCGCCCCTGCGGCGGGCCGCCCGGGCCCTCGCCGATCCCCTCGCCCGGCTCGGCATCTCCGTCTACGAACAGAGGGACGGAAGCTCCCGGCGCCAGCTGGTGGAACGCTTCCGTTCAGCGGAGCGGGCGGTGCTGCTGGGGACCCGGAGCCTCTGGGAGGGGGTGGATATCCCCGGGGAAGCCCTCTCATGTCTGATCATCGCCAAGCTGCCTTTCGAGGTTCCCGACGAGCCGATCTTCGCCGCCCGGAGCGCCCGCTACCGCGATCCGTTCCTGGATTACGCGGTGCCGGAGGCGGTGCTGCGGTTCCGCCAGGGCTTCGGGCGCCTGATCCGCCGCCGTTCCGACCGGGGGGTGGTAGTGATCCTGGATCGGCGGGTGCTGACCCGCACGTATGGAGCCTGGTTCCTGACCGCCCTTCCCCCGTGCACCCTCCATCGAGGTCCTCTGTCCGACATCGGTTCGGTGCTGAAGGACTGGTTGATGGGCGCTGCGGCGAAGTGAGAAGTTCCGATGCCTCCGAACCGATCCCGTTTGCCGGGCGAAAGGCTCCCCACGTAAAATTCAAACCACATCGGATCGGGGAGGGCGGTTGCTGTTCGGCATCCGGCCCTTGAAAGCGATCAGACGCCTCAGCATCGCGAGCCCTGAACCCGGGGTAGCGGACGGGCGAGGAGGTGGGATGTGGAGCGGAGCCTTCGCGGGCTGGCGCGGACGTGGGGCGGGCGCCTGGATGAGCTCACCCGAGCGCTTCGGCAATCCGTTCAGAGCGGCGCTCTCTGGGTCCCCATCCTGGCGGTCCTGACTGCGATGGGGATCGGCGGGGTTGTGGTCTTCGTCGCCACCGGCAAGCCTCAGCTGGCCCTCCTGGCTTATCAGGGGCTGTGGGAAGGGGCCTTCGGCTCCCCCAAGGCGTTAAGCGAAACCCTGGTGCAGATGACCCCCTACGTGTTCGCCGGGTTGGGCATCGCCCTGGCCTTCCACGGAGGATTGTTTAACATCGGGGCGGAAGGCCAGCTGGCCCTGGGGGCCATCGTCGCGGCGTGGATCGGCTACGCCCTTCCCTCTCTGGTGGGCGGGACCATCCCGGCTCTTCTGCATCTGCCGCTGGCCATCCTGGGTGGGGCGCTGGCCGGCGCCCTGTGGGCCGCCATCCCGGGCTGGCTGAAGGCCCGCACCGGCGGGCACGAGGTCATCAACACGATCATGATGAACTACATCGCCCTGCTGATGGCCAGCTATCTCCTGAACGGCCCCATGCGGGATCCCAGCCCGACCAACGTGGTGGCCCGCACCCCTCGCATCGCAGAGACCGCCCGTCTCCCCCGACTGTTCGCTGATCCGGATCTCCGGTTGCACGCCGGGTTCCTGATCGCCCTGGGGATGGCCCTGCTGGTGGCCTGGCTGCTCTGGCGGACCACCCTGGGCTTCGAGATCCGGACGGTCGGCCTGAACCCTCACGCGGCCCGCTATGCGGGCATCCCCATCGTCCGGATCACTGTGCTCACGATGGCCATGAGCGGCTTCCTGGCCGGGATGGCGGGCGCGGTGCAGGTGACGGGGCTGAATTACCGGCACGAGCTGAGCTTCAACCTGGGCTACGGCTTCGACGCCATCGCCATCGCCCTGCTGGGGAAGGTTCACCCCATGGGAGTGGTGCTGGCCGCCTTCCTCTTCGGAGCCCTGCGCAACGGGGCCAGCCGCATGCAGTTCCTCACCCAGGTCCCGGTGGATCTGATCTCGGTGATCCAGGCCCTGATCCTGATGTTCGTGGCCGCCGAGGCGATCGTGCGCACGCTGTATCGGCCGCTATTCCGGGGCGCGGCGGAGGAGGAGCGGATGGTGCTCACTCGAGGATGGGGAGAGCTGTGAAGAGGATGACCTCGAGATATCCCGCGAACGATGCGTGGGGCGCCTGAGGGGATCCGATCGGGGAGCGAAGAGGGGATGGACGCGCGACGGTTCGGCTTCATCATCGGGGTGATCGCCCTGATCTTCGGGGCGGCAGTGGCCCTGGGATACGGACGGTATCCCGCGGCGGTGATCCTCGTCAGCATGCTGGCCACCACCATCCGGGTCTCTACCCCTTTGGTGCTGGGAGCCCTCTCCGGGATCTTCTGCGAGCGCAGCGGGGTGGTTAACATCGCCATCGAGGGGATGATGCTCACCGCGGCCTTCACCGGCTTCACAGCTTCCCTTTACATCTACGATGCCGGCGCGCCCGGCATGGTGGCGCTGCTCCTGGGCGTGCTGGTGGCCATCTTGAGCGGGGCGCTCCTGGGCCTGCTCCACGCCGTCCTCTCGATCACGTATAAGACCGATCAGATCATCAGCGGGACGGTGATCAACATCCTGGCGGTGGGGATCACCGGCTACCTGAACCGCCAGCTGTTCTTCGGCGGTCAGATGCCCCACTCCCCCGGCGTGCTCCCCCGCATCTCCCTCCCGGTGCTCTCGGAGCTCCCCCTGGTGGGGAGCATCTTCAGTCAGCAGCCCATCACCTGGCTAGCCCCCCTCCTGGTCCTGGCCGTCCACATCCTGCTTTTCCATACTGTCTGGGGGCTGCGCACCCGAGCGGTGGGGGAGCATCCTCGGGGGGCGGACACCCTGGGCATCGATGTGATCCGCATGCGCTATATCAATGTGATCCTGGGTGGGGCGATGGCCGGGCTGGCGGGGGCCTACTTCACCCTGGAGTCGGTGCCGGCCTTCGAGCCGTTGATGACCAACGGCCGGGGCTTCATCTCCCTGGCGGCGATGATCTTCGGGAACTGGACCCCCTTCGGGGCGTGGGCGGCCACGCTGCTGTTCGGGGCGGCCCAGGCCCTGCAGGCCAACGCCCAGCAGTTCGAGTTCCCCGCCC includes:
- a CDS encoding ABC transporter permease, whose amino-acid sequence is MERSLRGLARTWGGRLDELTRALRQSVQSGALWVPILAVLTAMGIGGVVVFVATGKPQLALLAYQGLWEGAFGSPKALSETLVQMTPYVFAGLGIALAFHGGLFNIGAEGQLALGAIVAAWIGYALPSLVGGTIPALLHLPLAILGGALAGALWAAIPGWLKARTGGHEVINTIMMNYIALLMASYLLNGPMRDPSPTNVVARTPRIAETARLPRLFADPDLRLHAGFLIALGMALLVAWLLWRTTLGFEIRTVGLNPHAARYAGIPIVRITVLTMAMSGFLAGMAGAVQVTGLNYRHELSFNLGYGFDAIAIALLGKVHPMGVVLAAFLFGALRNGASRMQFLTQVPVDLISVIQALILMFVAAEAIVRTLYRPLFRGAAEEERMVLTRGWGEL